From the Nitrospirota bacterium genome, one window contains:
- a CDS encoding SRPBCC family protein codes for MIELTGESKKTVEIDADPEDVFALLTNYPKSAKHLPGVRKFSKVKPDVYRWEFEPKGPGKYAIEVAYETKFSTVKNKEVRWQSIPGSGNAEVEGSFTLEPKGKGTLLTLELNVESQLDITRLLKLVAQKMARAELEKTVSSYLSNLKDALEA; via the coding sequence ATGATTGAACTTACGGGAGAATCCAAGAAAACGGTTGAGATCGATGCGGACCCGGAGGACGTTTTCGCCCTCCTCACGAACTACCCGAAATCCGCCAAACACCTGCCAGGGGTGCGGAAATTTTCGAAGGTCAAACCCGATGTCTATCGATGGGAGTTCGAACCGAAGGGTCCCGGCAAGTACGCCATTGAGGTGGCGTACGAGACGAAGTTTTCAACGGTCAAGAACAAGGAGGTACGCTGGCAGAGCATCCCGGGCTCCGGGAATGCCGAGGTTGAGGGGTCGTTCACCCTCGAACCCAAGGGGAAAGGAACACTGCTGACGCTGGAGCTCAACGTCGAATCCCAGTTGGACATCACGCGCCTGCTGAAGCTGGTCGCCCAGAAGATGGCGCGGGCCGAGCTGGAGAAGACGGTGTCCTCCTACCTGAGCAACCTCAAGGACGCTCTTGAAGCCTGA
- a CDS encoding lytic transglycosylase domain-containing protein, which translates to MLLRGLGHPRFAPSLQIYGMLLQVRGDDDAQKIVSAILNYISTLPQPGKTYASIRTYSERVDQFGEDIRDCNRAHGLPVTLIKAIIIQESTGNPIDVSRAGAMGLMQLMPETARKMGVRNPFNPRENICGGIRYFKEMLDRFNWDVTLALAAYNAGPEKVVAYNGVPPYRETQGYVRSVKWIKNYLDAYARN; encoded by the coding sequence ATGCTCCTTCGAGGGTTGGGGCATCCGCGTTTTGCGCCTTCGCTTCAGATCTACGGCATGCTTCTTCAGGTCCGCGGTGATGACGATGCGCAGAAGATCGTATCCGCGATCCTCAACTACATTTCGACGCTCCCGCAGCCGGGAAAGACCTACGCTTCGATCCGGACCTATTCGGAGCGGGTGGATCAGTTCGGGGAAGACATCCGCGACTGCAACCGGGCGCACGGACTTCCGGTCACGCTCATCAAGGCGATTATCATCCAGGAGTCCACCGGGAATCCGATCGACGTTTCACGCGCGGGCGCCATGGGGCTGATGCAGCTCATGCCGGAGACGGCCCGCAAGATGGGGGTGCGGAATCCCTTCAATCCCAGGGAGAACATCTGCGGCGGCATCCGGTATTTCAAGGAAATGCTGGACCGGTTCAATTGGGATGTCACGCTGGCCCTCGCCGCGTACAACGCGGGCCCGGAAAAGGTGGTGGCCTACAACGGAGTTCCGCCGTATCGTGAGACGCAGGGATACGTGCGCTCGGTGAAGTGGATCAAGAACTATCTGGATGCGTATGCGAGGAACTAG
- a CDS encoding fatty acid desaturase — translation MFNGDHWTAAIVSALISAQLNNISATVFLHRCMAHRSLDLHPAAAHFMRFWIWLTTGMVTKEWVAVHRKHHAFVDREGDPHSPKVEGFWNIFLRGVVYYRRASRDPEVLEKYGRGTPEDWIEKRIYTPLNIVGVLLLLAICCAVFGWLPGLIAWLIQILWHPFLGNSLINGVGHYFGYRNHPTDDASRNLWPWAIVAGGEELHNNHHRYPRSARFSEHWWEFDLGWTAVHALRKAGLAGAIYVRDRSYAEIKSVRWIGRMESTLQLWTETLHHLAGDSKLSLPEKRIRLAGHLAEGMRNLERGYFKLQSEMQPHCEKVVSEFMDRMQRAYDQWVAVLPVPVPA, via the coding sequence ATGTTCAACGGCGACCATTGGACGGCCGCGATCGTTTCTGCGCTGATTTCCGCTCAGCTCAATAACATTTCGGCAACGGTTTTTCTTCATCGGTGCATGGCGCACCGGTCCTTGGACCTCCATCCGGCCGCCGCTCATTTCATGCGCTTCTGGATCTGGCTCACGACGGGAATGGTGACGAAGGAGTGGGTCGCCGTTCACCGCAAGCACCACGCGTTTGTCGATCGCGAGGGCGATCCTCATTCCCCCAAGGTGGAAGGGTTCTGGAACATTTTCTTGAGAGGCGTGGTCTACTACCGCCGCGCCAGCCGCGATCCGGAGGTCCTCGAGAAATATGGCCGCGGAACACCGGAAGATTGGATCGAAAAAAGAATCTACACCCCTCTTAATATCGTTGGCGTCCTGCTTCTCCTCGCGATCTGCTGCGCGGTTTTCGGGTGGCTCCCCGGTCTCATCGCGTGGCTGATCCAAATTCTCTGGCATCCCTTCCTCGGCAACAGCCTGATCAACGGCGTGGGGCATTACTTCGGCTATCGCAATCACCCCACGGACGACGCCAGCCGCAACCTCTGGCCTTGGGCAATCGTGGCCGGGGGTGAGGAGCTGCACAACAATCATCACCGCTACCCCCGGTCGGCCCGATTCTCGGAACACTGGTGGGAATTCGATCTCGGTTGGACGGCCGTCCACGCTCTCCGCAAAGCGGGGCTGGCGGGCGCCATCTACGTCCGGGATCGAAGCTACGCGGAAATCAAGTCCGTCCGATGGATCGGCCGGATGGAGAGTACGCTTCAGCTATGGACTGAAACGCTTCATCATCTCGCCGGGGATTCCAAGCTCAGCCTTCCCGAAAAACGGATTCGACTCGCCGGACACCTCGCCGAAGGCATGCGCAATCTCGAGCGAGGCTATTTCAAGCTCCAATCCGAAATGCAGCCCCATTGCGAGAAGGTCGTTTCGGAGTTCATGGACCGGATGCAGCGGGCCTACGATCAATGGGTCGCCGTACTCCCCGTTCCCGTCCCGGCGTAA
- a CDS encoding triacylglycerol lipase gives MKSWTKAIGIAMMAVSLMNASEGSCGGGTTPTPTQPKNKYPIVFVHGFGGFDFLAGIPYFYGVENLLKAQGYQVFMTEESSFNSVEVRAKQLSTQVEKILAITGAKKVHLVGHSMGGLDIRYAATLLLGKDKVASVTSIAAPHHGTKIADLAWEAVRFGKYTPVLNAFISSIGGTITNGRIDLPQDVVTALWNLTSDFTDGGGTNTGAAFNEIVKDLPGVPYFSYAGVTTFHLTLDPADILLAGTSVIFLPEKSDGMVEQSSTHWGTVVSDKLPANHLDETNHLLGDSGEFDAAGFYTSLASKLATTEASFSTLIASK, from the coding sequence ATGAAGAGCTGGACGAAGGCAATCGGAATCGCGATGATGGCGGTGTCTCTCATGAACGCTTCGGAAGGCAGTTGCGGAGGCGGAACGACTCCGACCCCGACTCAGCCCAAGAATAAGTATCCGATCGTTTTCGTCCACGGCTTCGGCGGCTTCGATTTCCTCGCGGGTATTCCGTATTTCTACGGCGTCGAGAATCTTCTGAAGGCGCAGGGCTATCAGGTATTCATGACCGAAGAGAGTTCGTTCAACAGCGTTGAAGTTCGCGCGAAGCAGCTTTCCACGCAGGTCGAGAAGATCCTGGCGATCACGGGCGCCAAGAAAGTGCATCTGGTCGGACACAGCATGGGCGGGTTGGACATCCGGTACGCCGCCACGCTGCTTCTGGGGAAGGACAAAGTGGCGTCGGTGACGAGCATCGCAGCCCCCCACCACGGGACCAAGATCGCCGACCTCGCCTGGGAGGCCGTCCGATTTGGAAAATACACTCCGGTCCTCAACGCGTTCATCAGCAGCATCGGTGGAACAATCACGAACGGCCGGATCGATCTTCCGCAGGACGTGGTGACGGCGCTCTGGAACCTGACAAGCGACTTCACCGACGGCGGCGGCACCAACACCGGCGCCGCATTCAACGAGATTGTGAAAGACCTGCCCGGCGTGCCGTACTTTTCCTACGCGGGCGTGACGACGTTTCATTTGACCCTCGACCCCGCCGATATTCTCCTGGCAGGTACGTCAGTGATTTTCCTGCCGGAAAAGAGCGACGGGATGGTGGAGCAATCTTCGACCCACTGGGGCACGGTGGTGAGCGACAAGTTGCCGGCGAATCACTTGGACGAGACCAACCACCTGCTCGGCGACTCCGGCGAGTTCGATGCGGCGGGCTTCTACACGTCCCTCGCAAGCAAGCTGGCCACGACCGAAGCGTCCTTCTCCACGCTCATCGCTTCGAAGTAG
- a CDS encoding methylenetetrahydrofolate reductase, which translates to MLPFQEALKSGEFVVTAEFAPPKGADLSVLRQRVEMVRGHVHAVNLTDCQLAVMRMSSWAAALEVLRGGVEPICQLTCRDRNRIALQADLLGLWAHGIKTVLALTGDGVVFGDQKEAKGVFEMNSIRLLKTIETLNSGKDLSGHELRGATGFFAGAALNISVGNIEPHIKKLERKLAAGAKFIQTQPIFSLAQYESFRRQAAYLNHAAILPGILYLKSAEGARRAAQMVPGVELPQDTIDRLEKSPNPRKEGVKLAAELFRAFKKDSPGVHLMTLSSAKAALQILEKAG; encoded by the coding sequence ATGTTGCCCTTCCAGGAAGCCCTGAAATCCGGCGAATTCGTGGTTACCGCGGAGTTCGCCCCCCCGAAAGGGGCGGACCTCTCCGTCCTCCGCCAAAGGGTCGAGATGGTCCGCGGGCACGTCCACGCCGTGAACTTGACAGACTGTCAACTCGCCGTCATGCGGATGAGCTCTTGGGCGGCGGCCCTGGAAGTGCTGCGCGGAGGGGTGGAACCGATCTGTCAACTGACCTGCCGCGACCGCAACCGGATCGCCCTCCAAGCCGACCTCCTGGGTCTCTGGGCGCATGGGATCAAGACCGTTCTGGCCCTCACGGGCGATGGCGTCGTGTTCGGCGACCAGAAGGAAGCGAAAGGCGTGTTCGAGATGAATTCGATCCGCCTCTTGAAGACCATTGAGACGCTCAATTCCGGGAAGGATCTCTCCGGCCACGAGCTCCGCGGCGCGACCGGCTTCTTCGCCGGGGCCGCGCTCAATATTTCGGTCGGCAATATCGAGCCCCACATCAAGAAACTCGAACGCAAGCTGGCCGCCGGTGCGAAATTCATCCAGACGCAGCCGATCTTCAGCCTGGCCCAATACGAGAGTTTCAGGCGGCAGGCGGCGTACCTCAATCATGCGGCTATCCTCCCCGGCATTCTGTACCTGAAATCCGCGGAGGGTGCGCGGCGCGCGGCACAGATGGTCCCCGGCGTCGAGCTCCCCCAGGACACGATCGATCGCCTTGAGAAGTCGCCCAATCCCAGGAAGGAGGGCGTCAAGCTCGCGGCCGAACTTTTCCGGGCCTTCAAAAAGGACAGCCCGGGCGTTCACCTCATGACGCTGTCGAGCGCCAAGGCCGCTCTTCAAATTCTCGAAAAGGCCGGTTAG
- a CDS encoding OmpA family protein: protein MPPFRRLTFIVAILLALPLETAFAQKEFISRTFRKRGKETPLLGPTLIGQTGLYDVYSADRFPKGGVGVSLFSTYFKQDQFLSPTINHAKQDAFLSFTVAPFETTEQLGMESGFEFSLMGKVTSDRVKDTQVNESRQVQAAGDVAVGFKYSLNPWGPLYTGINAFGFFLTGEESGSYDGSATGGAGRALITLDFAEGKSEESIGFRVHLNGGYAMDRSENLLAKRKFPVPMSERFALGVNGEDQYLAGAGFEVIRTPVAFVAEGSLSYDTDSTILDDDEQPFKIQFRNNPLYLTPGLRLLPFENLVIDLAVRLGQLTEPIAFTEERSEKLVPDLTYVFGMSYTDLPKRARVKRVVKKLAQIRGIVTDEATQAPVGGAVISFVDPPDIPAVASDPEKGTYLVQNLKPGAYSMKIERPGYHPQNAEAEIKATETVELNIQIAKIPDIVLGTLEGRVEDPNGNPLVAVITVDRDRGRTGTSPATGQFSIALEEGDHSVMAESQGFKPYVKDVAIQTDKPTQILIVLEPREKVRVTQDKIVIYEKVNFRTGAADILPVSYSILDAVVDVMKKYPQFRVRVEGHTDNVGGRKRNIELSQDRAEAVTKYLESKGVDESRLEAKGYADTVPLADNESAEGRSKNRRVEFTILAGQSAPPDSRPAAPAAPPTTPAPGAPSPAPTPSATPAGPAAPSGPLVEIVDKKPVEAFSVPGGPLTGGSVVGTVKPKSKVPLLDQKGDWLKVRLPNGQEGWINKRSTRPLVR from the coding sequence ATGCCCCCATTTCGTCGTCTAACTTTCATTGTTGCCATCCTCTTGGCGCTGCCGTTGGAGACGGCCTTCGCCCAGAAGGAGTTCATTTCCCGAACCTTCCGCAAGCGGGGCAAAGAGACGCCGCTCCTGGGGCCGACGCTCATCGGTCAAACGGGACTCTACGATGTTTATTCCGCCGACCGCTTTCCCAAAGGGGGCGTGGGGGTAAGCCTCTTCTCGACCTATTTCAAGCAGGACCAATTTCTATCTCCGACCATCAACCACGCCAAGCAGGATGCCTTTCTCTCCTTCACGGTAGCCCCGTTTGAGACAACGGAGCAGCTCGGCATGGAATCCGGCTTCGAATTCTCCCTCATGGGGAAGGTCACCTCCGATCGCGTGAAGGACACGCAGGTCAACGAGAGCCGCCAGGTTCAGGCCGCGGGCGACGTCGCGGTGGGATTCAAGTACTCGCTCAACCCCTGGGGGCCGCTCTACACCGGTATCAACGCATTCGGGTTTTTTCTGACGGGAGAGGAATCCGGTTCCTACGATGGGTCTGCCACCGGCGGCGCGGGGAGGGCGCTCATCACGCTCGACTTTGCCGAGGGGAAATCCGAGGAATCGATCGGTTTCCGGGTGCACCTGAACGGGGGCTATGCAATGGATCGGAGCGAGAACCTGCTGGCGAAGCGCAAGTTTCCCGTTCCGATGTCCGAGCGTTTCGCCCTGGGCGTGAACGGGGAGGACCAGTATCTGGCCGGCGCGGGGTTCGAGGTCATCCGCACTCCTGTGGCGTTCGTGGCGGAGGGGTCGCTGTCGTACGACACGGATTCCACGATCCTCGACGATGACGAACAGCCCTTCAAGATCCAATTCCGGAACAACCCGCTCTACTTGACCCCGGGACTGCGACTGCTGCCGTTCGAGAACCTTGTGATTGACCTGGCTGTGCGGCTCGGCCAGCTCACGGAGCCGATTGCCTTCACAGAGGAGCGATCGGAAAAACTGGTGCCCGACCTCACCTATGTTTTCGGCATGAGCTACACGGACCTACCGAAGCGGGCTCGCGTGAAACGTGTCGTCAAGAAACTCGCCCAAATCCGAGGGATCGTGACGGATGAGGCGACGCAGGCGCCCGTAGGAGGCGCCGTCATCAGCTTCGTGGATCCGCCGGACATACCGGCCGTGGCCAGCGATCCCGAGAAGGGGACGTACCTCGTGCAGAACCTCAAGCCGGGGGCCTACAGCATGAAGATCGAGCGGCCCGGGTACCACCCGCAGAACGCCGAGGCGGAGATCAAAGCCACTGAAACGGTTGAACTCAACATTCAGATCGCGAAGATTCCCGACATTGTCCTGGGTACGCTCGAAGGGCGCGTGGAAGATCCGAACGGGAATCCGCTCGTGGCGGTCATCACCGTGGATCGGGACCGGGGGCGAACGGGGACGAGTCCGGCCACAGGCCAGTTCTCAATCGCGCTTGAGGAAGGCGATCACTCGGTCATGGCCGAGAGCCAGGGGTTCAAACCTTACGTGAAAGACGTTGCGATTCAGACCGACAAGCCGACCCAGATCCTCATTGTCCTTGAGCCCAGGGAGAAAGTCCGCGTCACCCAGGACAAGATCGTCATCTATGAAAAGGTTAATTTCCGCACCGGGGCGGCGGACATTCTGCCTGTGTCGTATTCCATCCTGGATGCCGTGGTGGACGTCATGAAGAAGTATCCGCAGTTCCGCGTGCGCGTGGAAGGGCACACGGACAACGTGGGCGGCCGGAAACGGAATATTGAGCTCTCGCAGGATCGAGCGGAGGCCGTGACGAAGTACTTGGAGTCCAAGGGTGTGGATGAATCGCGCTTGGAAGCAAAGGGGTATGCGGATACGGTTCCCCTCGCCGACAACGAATCGGCGGAAGGGCGGAGCAAGAATCGCCGAGTGGAGTTTACGATTCTCGCCGGTCAATCCGCCCCGCCCGATTCCCGGCCTGCCGCCCCGGCAGCGCCTCCAACGACGCCCGCGCCGGGCGCCCCTTCTCCCGCGCCCACGCCATCGGCAACTCCGGCGGGCCCGGCGGCTCCATCAGGTCCGCTTGTGGAAATCGTAGATAAGAAACCCGTGGAGGCATTCTCTGTTCCGGGCGGACCGCTCACCGGCGGAAGTGTCGTCGGAACGGTGAAGCCGAAATCGAAAGTGCCGCTACTCGATCAGAAAGGTGACTGGCTCAAGGTGCGACTGCCCAACGGCCAGGAGGGCTGGATCAACAAGCGTTCGACGCGCCCGCTCGTCAGGTAG
- a CDS encoding DEAD/DEAH box helicase, giving the protein MSFSSFDFDPRIVAGIRALGYSKPTPIQLQSIAPILQGRDVMGLAQTGTGKTAAFALPILQHLLTGPRGVTRALILAPTRELADQIADVFRELGRQTGLRSLTVYGGVGAGPQVTGLGNGVEIVVACPGRLLDHMQHGAFKPSHLDVLVIDEADRMFDMGFLPDIRRILKQLPANRQTLLFSATMPDDIRRLAHEILRQPVTVQVDHTVPLATVSHALYPVVEHLKPALLARLLEQTAGSSVLVFTRTKHRAKRLARNLQDKGREVACLQGNLSQNRRKAALDGFREGRYNILVATDIASRGIDISQITHVINFDVPDTTDAYTHRIGRTGRAAKTGDAFTLVTHQDESMVRDIERALGARLERRKIEGFDYSAKQSAAPARAAHPTHPPRRAPGHPGGKPLHAAQPSHAPSHPRQPEPGKSPGGGFHGRFGRSRFRARRRHR; this is encoded by the coding sequence ATGAGCTTCTCTTCTTTTGACTTCGATCCCAGGATCGTTGCGGGCATCCGCGCGCTGGGCTATTCCAAACCGACGCCCATCCAGCTGCAATCCATCGCACCCATCCTCCAGGGCCGCGACGTCATGGGCCTGGCGCAGACGGGGACCGGAAAGACCGCGGCCTTCGCCCTCCCCATACTTCAGCACCTGCTTACGGGCCCGCGCGGCGTCACCCGGGCGCTGATCCTCGCGCCAACGCGCGAGCTGGCCGACCAGATCGCGGATGTTTTTCGCGAGCTCGGCCGGCAGACGGGACTGCGCAGCCTGACGGTGTACGGCGGGGTCGGCGCCGGCCCCCAGGTCACCGGCCTCGGGAACGGCGTCGAAATCGTCGTGGCCTGCCCGGGGCGCCTGCTCGACCATATGCAGCACGGTGCCTTCAAGCCATCGCACCTGGATGTCCTCGTGATCGATGAAGCCGACCGCATGTTTGACATGGGCTTCCTGCCCGACATCCGCCGAATCCTCAAGCAACTCCCGGCCAATCGGCAGACGTTGCTCTTCTCGGCCACGATGCCGGACGACATCCGCCGGCTCGCGCACGAGATCCTCCGCCAACCGGTCACCGTCCAAGTCGACCATACCGTGCCACTGGCGACGGTTTCCCACGCCCTTTACCCGGTGGTCGAGCACCTGAAGCCCGCGCTGCTGGCGAGGCTGCTGGAGCAGACCGCCGGGTCGTCCGTGCTGGTTTTCACTCGCACCAAGCACCGCGCCAAGCGTCTGGCAAGGAATCTTCAGGACAAGGGCCGGGAGGTTGCCTGCTTGCAGGGTAATCTCTCGCAGAACCGGCGAAAGGCCGCGCTCGATGGCTTCCGGGAGGGTCGCTACAATATCCTCGTCGCCACCGACATCGCCTCGCGCGGCATCGACATCTCCCAGATTACGCACGTGATCAATTTCGACGTTCCCGACACGACCGATGCCTACACCCACCGCATCGGTCGCACGGGCCGCGCCGCAAAGACCGGCGATGCCTTCACGCTGGTGACCCATCAGGACGAGTCCATGGTGCGCGACATCGAGCGAGCGCTGGGCGCACGCCTCGAGCGCCGAAAGATCGAGGGGTTCGATTATTCCGCCAAGCAGTCCGCCGCCCCCGCGCGCGCGGCCCATCCAACGCACCCACCTAGGCGCGCCCCCGGTCACCCCGGCGGGAAGCCCCTCCACGCGGCGCAGCCGTCCCACGCGCCAAGCCACCCGCGACAGCCTGAGCCGGGGAAAAGCCCCGGCGGCGGGTTCCATGGCCGTTTCGGGCGGTCCAGGTTCCGCGCGCGCCGCCGCCACAGATAG
- a CDS encoding glycosyltransferase family 4 protein, protein MKPRSEIRTIAFVGNYLPRLCGIATFTTDLCTSVTAQFPKVQCFAVPVNDIEGGYDYPHDVRFEIEEQNLASYRRAADFLGISDVDVLCVQHEYGIYGGPAGGYLLALLREVDLPIVTTLHTVLKGPNADQKRVMQELIQLSTRVVVMSHKAEEFLKGVYHAPAAKIDMIPHGIPETSFVDSAFYKDLFGVEGKQVLLTFGLLSPNKGIENMLNALPKIVAERPDVVYIILGATHPHLLRETGESYRLGLELLAEKNGVKKNVIFYNRFVDLAELKEFIGAADIYVTPYLDETQIVSGTLAYCFGAGKAVVSTPYWYARELLADHRGVLVPFNDPGAIAREVVGLLSDDTRRNALRKNAYKMGREMVWGNVACSYMQVFEKARNERAGLTRKLFTVKTLDKQLTGLPEMKLDHLYRMTDSTGLFQHAIAAVPNFHTGYCTDDNARALILTVLLEELGMDSSRLLDAATTYAAFLQYAFDPKLKRFRNIMGFNRSWKDETISEDCCGRALAALGTCVGRSRNSGFQVLAGQVFAQALSPVTGFSSPRAWAMALIGAHEYLRRFNGDRQVSQLRDALTDLLMGLYHRTATPEWPWFEDSVTYMNAGLPHALILSGRETSRADVLEMGLNTLRWLTKIQTSEGGYLRPIGSNGFYKRGGERANFDQQPIEAQAMVSACLEAYRCTSDDYWFSQARRAFDWFLGRNDLGLFLYDPNTGGCRDGLHVDRVNQNQGAESTLAFLVSLAEMQRVHNELAAFKNSPPS, encoded by the coding sequence ATGAAGCCCCGTTCCGAAATCCGCACGATCGCCTTTGTAGGGAACTACCTGCCCCGGCTCTGCGGTATCGCCACCTTCACAACGGATTTGTGCACGTCCGTGACGGCCCAGTTCCCGAAGGTACAGTGCTTCGCCGTGCCCGTGAACGACATCGAGGGGGGCTACGACTACCCCCACGATGTCCGTTTTGAAATTGAGGAGCAGAACTTGGCCTCGTATCGGCGGGCGGCGGATTTTTTGGGTATCAGCGACGTGGATGTGCTTTGTGTCCAACATGAGTACGGTATTTACGGAGGACCGGCGGGCGGGTACCTTCTAGCGCTCCTGCGCGAAGTGGATCTGCCTATCGTCACCACGCTCCACACCGTGCTCAAAGGACCCAACGCCGATCAAAAACGGGTGATGCAGGAACTGATCCAGCTCTCCACCCGCGTGGTGGTGATGTCCCATAAGGCGGAGGAATTCCTGAAGGGAGTTTACCATGCCCCCGCCGCCAAAATAGACATGATTCCCCACGGCATTCCCGAGACCTCTTTTGTGGATTCCGCTTTCTACAAGGATCTCTTCGGCGTGGAAGGCAAGCAGGTTCTCTTGACGTTCGGTCTGCTTTCTCCCAACAAGGGAATTGAGAACATGCTTAACGCCCTTCCCAAGATCGTGGCGGAACGCCCCGACGTGGTTTACATCATCTTGGGAGCCACCCATCCGCACCTTTTGCGGGAGACGGGCGAGTCCTACCGCCTGGGCCTGGAATTGCTGGCCGAAAAGAACGGCGTCAAGAAGAATGTGATCTTTTACAACCGCTTCGTGGATTTGGCCGAGCTCAAGGAGTTCATCGGCGCTGCGGACATCTACGTCACCCCCTATTTGGACGAAACCCAGATCGTGTCCGGGACTCTGGCCTATTGTTTCGGCGCGGGCAAGGCGGTGGTGTCCACTCCCTATTGGTACGCACGGGAGCTCTTGGCTGATCATCGGGGGGTATTGGTGCCCTTCAACGATCCGGGCGCCATCGCCCGGGAGGTGGTGGGGCTTTTGTCGGACGATACCCGGCGCAACGCCCTGCGCAAGAACGCATACAAAATGGGGCGGGAGATGGTGTGGGGCAACGTGGCCTGTTCCTACATGCAGGTTTTTGAGAAGGCCCGGAATGAACGGGCCGGCTTGACCCGAAAGCTTTTCACGGTGAAGACGCTGGACAAGCAGCTCACAGGGCTGCCCGAAATGAAGTTGGACCACCTCTACCGGATGACCGACTCCACCGGCCTCTTTCAGCACGCCATCGCGGCGGTGCCGAACTTCCACACCGGGTACTGTACCGACGATAATGCCCGCGCCCTGATTTTGACGGTTCTTCTGGAGGAGTTGGGGATGGATTCCTCCCGTCTCTTGGACGCCGCCACCACCTACGCTGCCTTCCTGCAATACGCCTTCGACCCGAAGCTGAAGCGTTTTCGGAACATCATGGGATTCAACCGGTCATGGAAGGATGAAACCATATCCGAGGACTGTTGCGGCCGCGCGCTGGCGGCCCTGGGAACCTGCGTGGGCCGATCAAGAAACTCCGGCTTTCAAGTCCTGGCGGGACAGGTCTTCGCACAGGCGCTCTCTCCTGTGACGGGATTCAGCTCGCCCCGGGCTTGGGCGATGGCCTTGATCGGCGCCCACGAATACCTGCGACGATTTAACGGAGACCGGCAGGTCAGCCAGCTCCGGGACGCCCTCACCGACCTTCTGATGGGTCTCTACCATCGCACCGCCACCCCCGAGTGGCCTTGGTTCGAGGACTCGGTGACTTATATGAACGCCGGGCTTCCCCACGCGCTGATTTTGAGCGGAAGGGAAACCTCCCGTGCCGACGTGCTCGAGATGGGCCTGAATACCCTGCGCTGGCTCACCAAGATCCAGACCTCCGAAGGGGGCTATCTGCGGCCCATCGGCTCCAACGGTTTTTATAAACGCGGTGGCGAGCGGGCGAATTTCGACCAGCAACCCATCGAGGCTCAGGCCATGGTGTCCGCCTGTTTGGAGGCTTACCGATGCACCTCGGATGACTATTGGTTCAGCCAGGCGCGCCGCGCCTTCGACTGGTTCTTGGGACGCAACGACTTGGGCCTTTTCCTCTACGACCCCAATACGGGCGGATGCCGGGACGGGCTCCACGTGGACCGCGTGAACCAGAACCAGGGGGCCGAATCCACCCTGGCGTTCCTCGTTTCTCTGGCGGAGATGCAGCGGGTGCACAACGAACTGGCCGCCTTCAAGAACTCGCCGCCCTCTTGA